One Equus asinus isolate D_3611 breed Donkey chromosome 26, EquAss-T2T_v2, whole genome shotgun sequence genomic window carries:
- the LOC106847388 gene encoding zinc finger protein 416 isoform X1, with protein MAAAARREPAQIPVTTEALTDCTRDCVTFEDVAIDFSQEEWGILDEAQRRLYHDTVLENFALIASLVCWHGTENGETPFEQSVSVEALSQIRTPKVGPATQKAHPCEKCVPILKDVLHLADLPEQKPYLVGACANLHQPQKHSNAEKRDVDRASFVKSCIFHVSGNPFTCRKTKEEFLVTMGLLQHQIIPNGEKSNKITKHGEAFHGGKSHYKLRECGKASSHKHSLVYHPRVSTRKKVYESSKYGKAVHCKYLLVQLQRVHTGERPYECSECGKSFRQRATLIIHQRVHTGERPYKCGECGKSFSQCSNLIEHCRIHSGERPYACEECKKAFGCKSNLVRHQRTHTGEKPYECNECGKFFRQSFTLVQHRRIHTTARPYVCVQCGKSFSQRATLIRHQRVHTSERLYECGECGKAFGSKSKLDRHNRSHTGERPYECTECGKSFRQSYSLVEHQRIHSRTRPFECGQCGKSFSRRAIFTKHQRIHTGERPYKCGECGKSFSRSTSLIQHCSIHTGARPYECGQCGKSFRQKSVLIQHQVVHTGERPYECSRCGRSFSQRSSLNLHRKFHTMERPYERRKYGKSFTPTSNI; from the exons ATGGCGGCGGCCGCGCGGAGGGAGCCGGCTCAG ATCCCGGTGACTACGGAAGCACTTACGGACTGTACGCGG GACTGTGTGACCTTTGAGGACGTGGCCATCGACTTCTCccaggaggagtgggggatcctagatgaggctcagagacgccTGTACCACGACACAGTGCTGGAGAACTTTGCACTTATAGCCTCTCTGG tttgttGGCATGGAACAGAGAATGGAGAGACACCTTTTGAGCAGAGTGTTTCTGTAGAAGCTTTATCACAGATCAGGACTCCAAAGGTAGGTCCAGCCACCCAGAAGGCTCACCCCTGTGAGAAGTGTGTTCCAATCTTGAAAGACGTTTTGCACCTGGCTGATCTACCTGAGCAGAAACCATACTTGGTTGGGGCATGTGCAAACCTACACCAGCCTCAGAAGCATTccaatgcagagaaaagggacGTGGATAGAGCATCATTTGTAAAGAGCTGTATATTCCATGTGTCAGGGAATCCCTTCACCTGTAGAAAGACTAAAGAGGAGTTCCTGGTCACAATGGGCCTTCTCCAACACCAGATCATTCCCAACGGTGAGAAGTCAAACAAAATCACCAAGCATGGAGAGGCCTTTCATGGTGGAAAGAGTCATTACAAGTTGcgtgaatgtgggaaagcttccAGCCACAAACACAGTCTTGTTTACCACCCAAgagtctccactagaaaaaaagttTATGAGTCTAGCAAATATGGGAAAGCCGTCCACTGTAAGTACTTACTTGTTCAGCTCCAGAGAGTCCACACTGGGGAGAGAccttatgagtgcagtgaatgtgggaaatcttttaggCAAAGAGCCACCCTCATTATACaccagagagttcacactggagaaaggccttataaGTGtggtgaatgtgggaaatcctttagTCAATGCTCCAACCTTATCGAACACTGCAGAATTCATagtggagaaaggccttatgcaTGTGAGGAATGTAAGAAAGCCTTTGGGTGCAAATCCAATCTTGTTCGGCACCAGAGAACTCATACTGGGGAAAAGCCTTATGAGTGCAACgaatgtgggaaattctttaGACAAAGCTTCACCCTCGTTCAACACCGGAGAATTCACACCACAGCAAGGCCTTATGTGTGTGTCCAGTGTGGGAAATCCTTTAGTCAAAGAGCCACTCTCATTAGACACCAGAGAGTTCATACTAGTGAAAGGCTTTATGAGTGCggggaatgtgggaaagcctttggATCCAAATCTAAACTCGATCGGCACAACAGAagtcacactggagaaaggccttatgagtgcactgaatgtgggaaatctttcaGACAAAGCTACAGCCTTGTTGAACACCAGCGAATTCACAGTAGAACACGGCCTTTTGAGTGTGGCCAGTGTGGGAAGTCCTTTAGCAGAAGAGCCATCTTCACTAAAcaccagagaattcatactggagaaaggccttataaGTGTGGTGAATGTGGAAAATCCTTTAGTCGAAGCACTAGCCTTATTCAGCACTGCAGTATTCACACTGGAGCCAGGCCTTATGAGTGTGGCCAGTGTGGGAAATCCTTTAGGCAAAAGTCTGTTCTCATTCAACACCAGgtagttcacactggagaaaggccttatgaatGCAGCAGATGTGGCAGATCCTTTAGCCAACGCTCCAGCCTCAATCTCCACCGAAAATTTCACACCATGGAGAGGCCATATGAACGCAGGAAATATGGGAAATCCTTTACTCCAACATCTAACATTTAG
- the LOC106847388 gene encoding zinc finger protein 416 isoform X4, whose protein sequence is MGLLQHQIIPNGEKSNKITKHGEAFHGGKSHYKLRECGKASSHKHSLVYHPRVSTRKKVYESSKYGKAVHCKYLLVQLQRVHTGERPYECSECGKSFRQRATLIIHQRVHTGERPYKCGECGKSFSQCSNLIEHCRIHSGERPYACEECKKAFGCKSNLVRHQRTHTGEKPYECNECGKFFRQSFTLVQHRRIHTTARPYVCVQCGKSFSQRATLIRHQRVHTSERLYECGECGKAFGSKSKLDRHNRSHTGERPYECTECGKSFRQSYSLVEHQRIHSRTRPFECGQCGKSFSRRAIFTKHQRIHTGERPYKCGECGKSFSRSTSLIQHCSIHTGARPYECGQCGKSFRQKSVLIQHQVVHTGERPYECSRCGRSFSQRSSLNLHRKFHTMERPYERRKYGKSFTPTSNI, encoded by the coding sequence ATGGGCCTTCTCCAACACCAGATCATTCCCAACGGTGAGAAGTCAAACAAAATCACCAAGCATGGAGAGGCCTTTCATGGTGGAAAGAGTCATTACAAGTTGcgtgaatgtgggaaagcttccAGCCACAAACACAGTCTTGTTTACCACCCAAgagtctccactagaaaaaaagttTATGAGTCTAGCAAATATGGGAAAGCCGTCCACTGTAAGTACTTACTTGTTCAGCTCCAGAGAGTCCACACTGGGGAGAGAccttatgagtgcagtgaatgtgggaaatcttttaggCAAAGAGCCACCCTCATTATACaccagagagttcacactggagaaaggccttataaGTGtggtgaatgtgggaaatcctttagTCAATGCTCCAACCTTATCGAACACTGCAGAATTCATagtggagaaaggccttatgcaTGTGAGGAATGTAAGAAAGCCTTTGGGTGCAAATCCAATCTTGTTCGGCACCAGAGAACTCATACTGGGGAAAAGCCTTATGAGTGCAACgaatgtgggaaattctttaGACAAAGCTTCACCCTCGTTCAACACCGGAGAATTCACACCACAGCAAGGCCTTATGTGTGTGTCCAGTGTGGGAAATCCTTTAGTCAAAGAGCCACTCTCATTAGACACCAGAGAGTTCATACTAGTGAAAGGCTTTATGAGTGCggggaatgtgggaaagcctttggATCCAAATCTAAACTCGATCGGCACAACAGAagtcacactggagaaaggccttatgagtgcactgaatgtgggaaatctttcaGACAAAGCTACAGCCTTGTTGAACACCAGCGAATTCACAGTAGAACACGGCCTTTTGAGTGTGGCCAGTGTGGGAAGTCCTTTAGCAGAAGAGCCATCTTCACTAAAcaccagagaattcatactggagaaaggccttataaGTGTGGTGAATGTGGAAAATCCTTTAGTCGAAGCACTAGCCTTATTCAGCACTGCAGTATTCACACTGGAGCCAGGCCTTATGAGTGTGGCCAGTGTGGGAAATCCTTTAGGCAAAAGTCTGTTCTCATTCAACACCAGgtagttcacactggagaaaggccttatgaatGCAGCAGATGTGGCAGATCCTTTAGCCAACGCTCCAGCCTCAATCTCCACCGAAAATTTCACACCATGGAGAGGCCATATGAACGCAGGAAATATGGGAAATCCTTTACTCCAACATCTAACATTTAG
- the LOC106847387 gene encoding vomeronasal type-1 receptor 1-like, with protein sequence MASSKWETRIILVAQMGVGILGNTSLFCLCNFTLFTGQKVRCTDIILSQLALANSLVLFSKGIPHTMAAFGSKYFLNEVGCQFVFYFHRVARGVGLSITSLLSGFQAIRLCPNFSRWMEHRMRSSKCIGFCCFLCWILHLSVNIFVPFRITGPTHSKNLSVNTNYGYCCALNPDRFMMLLVVVIFSTVDLTFLGLMTWASGSMVLVLHRHKQRVQHIHSNSHSLRPSPEARATRTILILASSYFSTYSLSSLLSLWMALFVIPGQWVLDTSIVLSLCFPTFSPFVLICSDTRVTAKIVLFHLPGRENTFC encoded by the coding sequence ATGGCTTCTTCCAAGTGGGAAACGAGAATTATCTTAGTCGCTCAGATGGGGGTGGGAATCCTTGGAAACACCTCCCTCTTTTGTCTTTGTAACTTCACCTTGTTCACTGGACAGAAAGTGAGATGCACAGACATTATTCTCAGTCAACTGGCCTTAGCCAACTCCTTGGTGCTTTTCTCCAAAGGAATCCCTCATACAATGGCAGCTTTTGGatcaaaatatttcctgaatgagGTTGGATGTCAATTTGTCTTCTATTTTCACAGGGTGGCCAGAGGGGTTGGCCTTAGCATTACCTCCCTCCTCAGTGGTTTCCAAGCCATTAGGCTTTGCCCCAATTTCTCTAGGTGGATGGAGCACAGAATGAGATCCTCGAAGTGCATTGGcttctgttgtttcctttgctggatCCTGCATCTTTCAGTAAATATCTTTGTTCCTTTCAGAATTACTGGTCCAACACACAGCAAAAACTTGAGTGTGAATACAAATTATGGATACTGTTGCGCACTGAATCCAGACCGATTTATGATGCTTCTAGTTGTAGTCATATTCTCCACAGTAGATCTTACATTTTTGGGTCTCATGACCTGGGCTAGTGGCTCCATGGTCCTTGTCCTGCACAGGCACAAGCAAAGAGTTCAACACATTCACAGCAACAGCCATTCTCTCAGACCTTCCCCCGAGGCCAGAGCCACACGCACCATCTTGATCCTTGCGAGCTCCTATTTCTCCACTTACTCCTTGTCTTCTCTTTTGTCTCTTTGGATGGCTCTATTTGTTATTCCAGGCCAGTGGGTGCTGGATACCTCTATAGTTCTGTCTTTATGTTTCCCAACATTCAGCCCCTTTGTGCTCATTTGCAGTGATACTCGTGTCACTGCGAAAATAGTTCTGTTCCATCTGCCAGGCAGGGAAAACACTTTTTGCTAA